The Actinotalea sp. JY-7876 sequence GTGTGGAGCCGGCCCAGGACGACCCGCCAGTGGCGCTCGTCCACCTGCTGGGTCACGGCCATGTCGGTGAGCGTCGTCATCCCGCCATCGTGGCACCGCGGGGCGGGCCGATCGAGCCCCGGCCCGTGCCGCGCAGCCTCGATCAGGCGATCGGGAGGTACTCCACCCGCTCGACGCGCGCGACCGTGGAGCTCGCGCGGCCGTTGCCGGACGCGTTCACCCCGATCCACACGCCGAGGAAGCCGCCCGTCGCCACGCTGTCGAGCGTGCGACCGTCCGCGACGGCGACCGTGACGGTCTCCGCGCCCGGACCCTCGACGACCAGGGCGTACTCCTGGTCGCGCACCTGCACCGCGAGCGCGAGCGGGGCCGTCACCGGTCCGTCGACGACGACCTCGCCGAGCGTGGTCGCCTCGCCGCCACGGACGTGCACGGCGCGCGCGCGGCGCGTGCCGTCCTCGACCGTCACCGCCAGCCGGACGTGGTCCTGCTCGGACTGGCGCACGGCCAGCCCGACCTCCTCGCCCGGTGCCAGGTCCGCCACGAGCACCGCGCGCACGTCGACGGCACGGTGCTGCTGGCGCAGCCCGAGGAAGGCGGGGACCTCGACGTCGGCGAGCGTCGCGGCCCGCAGGGGCAGGTCCCACCCCTCACCGCGCGGCGTCGCCACCTCGGTCGGCAGCGCACGGACCGAGGTCCAGCGCAGGTCGTCCGGCGTCACGGTGCCCGACGCCGTGCCCTGGGCGGCGCCGAGGACCGGCCGCGTGGCGAACGGCACCTCGACCTCCAGGGGCACGCGTCCGACGCCCGGGGCCACCACGGGCCACCCGTCCTGCCACTCGACGGGGACCAGGAAGGTCTCGCGCCCGAGGTTGTAGTGGTAGCCGCCGTAGGGCCGCATGCCCAGGAGCACCGCCCACCAGGACCCGTCCGACGCCTGCGTCAGGTCCGCGTGGCCGACGCCGACGACGTCGGTCCCTCGGCCGAGGTGGCGGTGCGTGAGGACCGGGTTGCCGCGGTAGCCCTCGTAGGGGCCCGTGACGTGCTCGGCGCGCGCGACGCAGACGGCGTGGTGGAACTCCGTGCCGCCCTCCGCCGCGAGCAGGTAGTAGGAGCCGTCGACCCGGTACAGGTGGGGCCCTTCGGCCCAGACGGCGCCGCGCACGGCGCCCGTCCACACGACGTGCTCCGGGCCGACGAGCTCCTTGCGCTCCACGTCGAGCTCGCGGATCCAGACCTCGGTCTGGTCGAACCACTCCGGGTCCTGCGCGAGCCGGGTCCCGTGGACCCACGCGCGCCCGTCGTCGTCGAAGAAGATCGAGGGGTCGATCCCGTCGACGCCGAGCCAGGTCGGCTCGGACCACGGCCCCGCGGGGTCCGCGGCCGTCATCACGAAGTTGCCGCCCGGCACGCCCTCCTGGCGCGTGACCAGGGTGCAGACGAGCCAGAAGAGCCCGTCGTGGTGACGCAGCGTGGGCGCGTACAGCCCGCCCGACGACGGGATCCCGGCGTAGTCCAGCATGCCCGGCCGGTCGACGACGTGGCCGATCTGCTCCCACGAGACCAGGTCGTGGCTCCGGAAGACCGGCAGCCCCGGCAGGTACTCGAACGTCGAGGTGACCAGGTAGTACGTGTCCCCCACCCGGCAGATCGACGGGTCCGGGTAGCAGCCGGGCAGGACGGGGTTGGCGACCAGCGTCACGCGGTGACCTCGCTCGCCGCGCGCGCCACGGCGACCTCCACCCAGCGCGCGTCGTCGAGGCGGACCTCGTGGACCTGGCCCGTCA is a genomic window containing:
- a CDS encoding glycoside hydrolase family 43 protein, yielding MTLVANPVLPGCYPDPSICRVGDTYYLVTSTFEYLPGLPVFRSHDLVSWEQIGHVVDRPGMLDYAGIPSSGGLYAPTLRHHDGLFWLVCTLVTRQEGVPGGNFVMTAADPAGPWSEPTWLGVDGIDPSIFFDDDGRAWVHGTRLAQDPEWFDQTEVWIRELDVERKELVGPEHVVWTGAVRGAVWAEGPHLYRVDGSYYLLAAEGGTEFHHAVCVARAEHVTGPYEGYRGNPVLTHRHLGRGTDVVGVGHADLTQASDGSWWAVLLGMRPYGGYHYNLGRETFLVPVEWQDGWPVVAPGVGRVPLEVEVPFATRPVLGAAQGTASGTVTPDDLRWTSVRALPTEVATPRGEGWDLPLRAATLADVEVPAFLGLRQQHRAVDVRAVLVADLAPGEEVGLAVRQSEQDHVRLAVTVEDGTRRARAVHVRGGEATTLGEVVVDGPVTAPLALAVQVRDQEYALVVEGPGAETVTVAVADGRTLDSVATGGFLGVWIGVNASGNGRASSTVARVERVEYLPIA